The Plantactinospora sp. KBS50 sequence CCGGCGACCAGATCGCCGGGGCGTTTCCCGCGGTCCGCACCACGGCGCTGGAGAACCGCTGGTTCCTGCGCCGGGCGGTCACCTTCCTGGCCGCGGAGGCGGGCATCGACCAGTTCCTGGACATCGGCACCGGCATCCCGAGCGCCGACAACACGCACGAGGTGGCGCAGCGGATCGACCCGAGCGCCCGGGTCGTGTACGTGGACAACGATCCGATCGTGCTGACCCACGCCCGCGCGCTGCTGACCAGCTCCGCGTCGGGCCGCACCGCGTACCTGGACGCCGACCTGCGGGAACCCGAACGGATCCTGGCCAACCCGCAGTTGCGCCGCACCCTCGACCTGGATCGGCCGGTCGGCCTGCTGCTGATCGCCGTGCTGCACTTCGTCCAGGACCACGAGGACCCGTACGGCATCGTCGAACGGCTGCTGGCGGCCCTGCCCAGCGGCAGCTACCTGGCCGCCTCCAACGTGACCACCGACTTCTGGCCGCCGCAGATGGCCGCCGAGGCGAAGCAGGCCGGCACAGGTGGCGGTCCGCACGGCGTGATGGCGTTCCGCAACCGGGACGAGTTCGCCCGGTTCTTCGCCGGCCTGGACCTGATCGAGCCGGGCGTGCAGCCGGTGGCCCGGTGGCGGGCCGAGGGCGAGCCGGAACCCCGTCCGGCGGACGCCGAGGCCGCCGTCTACTGCGCGGTCGCCCGCAAGCCCTGAACGCGGGTCCGAACCCCGCCGCGGCGCCGCGGGTAAAGAACCATTGTCACCGTTTTCGGTATCGGCGGGTTCCGTTTCGGGCAACCCCGGTTGGTACCAATGTCATCCCGCGGACCGGGGGGCCGATCCGGCCGGCATCGCGGTTCAAAAGGGACCAACCAGCGCCGTACACGTGCACGGTGGAATTGTGCCGTAGCAGCGAGCGACTTCTGTCCGATCGTGCACGCTCGGTGCCCGCACGGCTTTCATGCTTGTAACGGGACTGTGCGGAACATCGGGAAGCCCTTAAGTTCGCCTTAAACACGCGTTAGAACGGGGTGTACGACACGTGATCAAGTTGCTCCGCCGGGTAGCGTCGCCGGGCATCGGCATGAGGAGTAACGAGATGGGCACCAAGCGCACCCTGTATTTTGTCATCGGCGCCGTGGGCGTCGCGGCCCTGCTGGGCACCACGTTGCCGCTGTTGGCCGACGACTCGGGCAGCCGCACGATCGGCGCGGTCGCGGACACCACCGCCACACAGGTGGTCCAGGACGGTGACAACGGCACCAAGACCACGCTGGCGACCTGCCCGCAGACCTGCGACGGCAACCCGCGGGGTTGGCGGGACGCGGTGGTGGAGTTCGCCGTCACCGGCCTGCCGGCCACGGCCGGGCACGTCCAGGCCCGGCTGCGGCTGCACGCCTGGACCGCGACAGCCGCCCGGGTGGTCGCGTACGGCGGCGGGTCGGGCGCCGACGGACCGGGCGTCACCGCCCGCCGGCCCGATTTGCCGGCGGCCACCCAGCTGGACGCGAAGGACTCGGTGGTCGGCGGCTTCAACGACTGGGACGTCTCGGCGGCCGTGCAGGGCAACGGCACCTACACGTTCACGCTGCGGCAGGAGACCCACAACACCCGCGTCTACTGGGCCTCCCGGGAGAACAAGCGGACGGAGATCCGGCCCGAGCTGACCATCACGTACGACAACACGGGCCAGCCGACCCCGTCGGCCACCCCCGTACCCTCGGCCTCGCTGCCGGCGCCCAGCAGCGCGCCGCCGTCGCCGAGCGCGGCGCCCAGCAGCGCCAAGCCGTCGGCTCCGACGGTGAGCCGCTCGGCGGCCGCGCCGTCCAGCGCCGCCGCCCCGGCCGGCTGGAAGCTGGCCTGGTCGGA is a genomic window containing:
- a CDS encoding SAM-dependent methyltransferase, yielding MRGPTGDDRIDTSVMHPARRYNYWLGGKDNFQADRESGDQIAGAFPAVRTTALENRWFLRRAVTFLAAEAGIDQFLDIGTGIPSADNTHEVAQRIDPSARVVYVDNDPIVLTHARALLTSSASGRTAYLDADLREPERILANPQLRRTLDLDRPVGLLLIAVLHFVQDHEDPYGIVERLLAALPSGSYLAASNVTTDFWPPQMAAEAKQAGTGGGPHGVMAFRNRDEFARFFAGLDLIEPGVQPVARWRAEGEPEPRPADAEAAVYCAVARKP
- a CDS encoding glycoside hydrolase family 16 protein: MGTKRTLYFVIGAVGVAALLGTTLPLLADDSGSRTIGAVADTTATQVVQDGDNGTKTTLATCPQTCDGNPRGWRDAVVEFAVTGLPATAGHVQARLRLHAWTATAARVVAYGGGSGADGPGVTARRPDLPAATQLDAKDSVVGGFNDWDVSAAVQGNGTYTFTLRQETHNTRVYWASRENKRTEIRPELTITYDNTGQPTPSATPVPSASLPAPSSAPPSPSAAPSSAKPSAPTVSRSAAAPSSAAAPAGWKLAWSDEFSGSTLDSSKWNALGPTMVDYDKACITNRPDNVFVSGGVLTLRAKRESFTCGSERRAYTSAYLDTKGKASFTYGRFEVRAKAPTTPTGSTGIWPAFWLRPDDGGVGEIDVTELPGGANWYKLSTQAIFYDYTPIKQDNRAALPNGIPSDGFHTYATEWEPGVMRWYLDGKLVWQRDRSTTSWFDKAFSRPFHLRLNIQVGGWLGDPDSATRFPSDFQVDYVRVWKR